A part of Rhinolophus ferrumequinum isolate MPI-CBG mRhiFer1 chromosome 11, mRhiFer1_v1.p, whole genome shotgun sequence genomic DNA contains:
- the LOC117029628 gene encoding LOW QUALITY PROTEIN: olfactory receptor 4B1-like (The sequence of the model RefSeq protein was modified relative to this genomic sequence to represent the inferred CDS: inserted 2 bases in 1 codon) — protein sequence MTQSPEFFRDLRDWGRKSKRGQEAAKHASSINNVTELSITSLFQDPEVQRVCFAVSLAMYLGTVVGNGLLVPMVNISKSWRPHVLLPQLVEISYSSTVIPKFITGLVFAKITAISREVCVAQIFFHFVVTEQFLLMVMAYERYVAICKPLHYTTIMSWPVCHLLLLVHGWEHIYSTVHITVMVQLPSCAPDVIDQGLCACIPYSGLPCXDTSVEGVMCWLSLFLVSSYIIILVHLRNHFAEGRCKALSTCASHITVVVFCFGPTVFLYARPSSTFTEDKPEAVFYTGVTPMLTPSIYTLRNAGVKNATGKLWRKEGAGCELTRALQLQGHSNGKPRLSIFPESTRYLIDRWKFRDYPASPSAGGALSGLTPCSGEV from the exons CAAGTATAAATAACGTGACTGAGTTAAGTATCACCAGTCTTTTTCAGGATCCAGAGGTGCAGAGAGTTTGCTTTGCAGTGTCTCTTGCCATGTACCTGGGTACGGTGGTGGGCAATGGCCTCCTTGTTCCGATGGTCAACATTAGTAAGAGTTGGCGTCCCCATGTGCTTCTTCCTCAGCTGGTGGAGATCAGTTACTCCTCTACTGTTATCCCTAAATTCATCACAGGCTTAGTATTTGCCAAGATTACAGCCATCTCGCGGGAGGTCTGTGTGGCTCAGATCTTCTTCCACTTTGTAGTTACTGAGCAATTCCTGCTCATGGTAATGGCCTATGAGCGCTacgtggccatctgcaaaccccTTCACTATACAACCATCATGAGTTGGCCTGTGTGTCATCTTCTGCTGCTGGTGCATGGCTGGGAGCATATTTACTCCACAGTCCACATCACTGTCATGGTTCAGTTGCCCTCTTGTGCTCCCGATGTGATTGACCAAGGTCTCTGTGCTTGCATCCCTTATTCAGGCTTGCCCTG TGACACCTCTGTGGAGGGGGTTATGTGTTGGCTGTCCTTGTTCTTGGTGTCCTCCTATATCATCATCTTGGTCCACTTGAGGAACCACTTTGCAGAGGGGAGGTGCAAAGCCCTCTCTACCTGTGCCTCTCACATCACAGTCGTCGTCTTCTGCTTTGGACCCACTGTCTTCCTCTACGCGCGGCCCTCGTCCACCTTCACTGAGGACAAACCGGAGGCTGTGTTCTACACGGGTGTCACCCCCATGTTGACCCCCAGCATCTACACCCTCAGAAATGCAGGGGTGAAAAATGCCACAGGGAAGTTGTGGAGGAAGGAA GGAGCAGGCTGTgagctgacaagggccttgcagctgcaaggtcaTTCCAATGGGAAGCCTCGCCTCAGCATCTTCCCAGAAAGTACAAGATACTTGATCGATCGCTGGAAGTTTCGAGATTACCCCGCCTCTCCCAGCGCAGGGGGAGCTCTCTCAGGTCTTACACCATGCAGTGGAGAGGTATGA